A window of Xiphophorus hellerii strain 12219 chromosome 19, Xiphophorus_hellerii-4.1, whole genome shotgun sequence contains these coding sequences:
- the LOC116709131 gene encoding uncharacterized protein LOC116709131, with amino-acid sequence MAGSWQLCWRPPRLAWGRCQRWNRALPLLLSHLMRLCGPMPVVRVLSAVLPMTFSARPMTLGPAWAGLGTLYPILCWPCLPPWNLFHWIMPRKAWLMHLCRPLLLCRGNLDAHYPHWFTLAAKSGWRSHHLLSLVGGPSGPCLWFRGNFLVLRHWTPWTVQLRLLERGNSWQGFTDVIASQSAPGRLRVLHGGPQGLLLLPLSPRGWYQGRDRSRDLLQIGETGLETKLGRGPFIPFEPRSLADVLPGLRRAGGPADDALGPAVGYFSPGQLSFWAAHTPDLWVLSTLSRGYRLQFRRRPPIPGRVRMTAICDPVKAQALNQEICTLLAKGAIVPVDPLLDPGGFYSMYFLVPKKTGGLRPVLDLRGLNVYLKVMPFHMLTTKEVLQAISPGDWFTSVDLRDAYFHIPIAPPHWRFLRFAFQGRHFQFRVLPFGLSLSPRVFTRCVAAALSPLQAQGLRILPYLDDWLICAATQDQAVRDTRLVLHHVRCLGLQVNMEKSALTPSQETVFLGIAMDSISMAACPSPQRVDSILSMLPEFGRGMAPPLVRYLRLLGMLTAASAVVPLGLLSLRPLQMWLNSLNLDPARYTHRLRRLRVGPQCLQSLSQWRVRLFMTTGVPLGSLPCRREVVFTDASSTGWGATWRGQMAQGTWSRRLSREHINVLELQAVFLALQSFLPGLQGKHVLVRSDNTTVVFHINHQGGTRSRKLLCLTRRLLTWAAPCIASLRAAYIPGPENVPADFLSRRKPLPGEWKLHQEVVERIWTVFGRAAVDLFASRDAFHCPLWFSLDNTSPLGRDALAHDWPRALLYAFPPFGLLFQTLLRVRQEGHRVLLVAPYWPARTWFPLLCELSSGSPMRLPSRRDLLSQVGGQILHPEPDRLQLWIWPLQGRGPPSQDTLGP; translated from the coding sequence ATGGCAGGGTCCTGGCAGCTATGCTGGAGGCCCCCAAGGTTGGCTTGGGGCAGATGCCAGCGGTGGAACCGGGCATTGCCTCTCTTATTATCCCACCTGATGAGGCTTTGCGGTCCAATGCCCGTTGTCCGCGTCCTCAGTGCCGTATTACCGATGACCTTCTCTGCAAGGCCTATGACTCTGGGGCCCGCATGGGCCGGATTGGGAACTCTCTATCCCATCTTATGCTGGCCCTGTCTTCCTCCTTGGAATCTGTTCCACTGGATCATGCCACGCAAGGCCTGGTTGATGCATCTCTGCAGGCCTTTGCTCTTATGTCGAGGGAACTTGGACGCACACTATCCACACTGGTTCACGCTCGCCGCCAAGTCTGGTTGGCGCAGTCACCACTTACTGAGCCTTGTAGGAGGACCCTCCGGGCCCTGCCTGTGGTTCCGGGGGAACTTTTTGGTTCTGCGGCACTGGACGCCTTGGACCGTACAGCTCAGGCTTCTAGAACGAGGCAACAGCTGGCAGGGCTTCACAGACGTGATCGCCAGCCAGTCAGCACCTGGGCGGCTGCGGGTCCTTCACGGAGGTCCTCAGGGCCTTCTCCTTCTTCCACTGAGCCCCAGGGGCTGGTACCAGGGCAGAGATCGGTCCAGAGACCTGCTCCAGATCGGAGAAACAGGGCTCGAGACCAAGCTGGGACGAGGTCCTTTCATCCCTTTCGAGCCGCGCAGTCTGGCCGACGTCCTCCCGGGCCTTCGAAGGGCCGGGGGGCCCGCAGATGATGCCTTAGGGCCGGCGGTCGGTTATTTTTCCCCGGGTCAGCTCAGCTTCTGGGCTGCCCACACCCCGGACTTGTGGGTGTTGTCCACCCTGTCCCGGGGGTACCGTCTTCAATTCCGCCGCCGGCCACCTATCCCTGGCCGGGTCAGGATGACTGCGATCTGCGACCCGGTGAAGGCACAGGCACTGAACCAAGAAATCTGCACCTTGCTGGCCAAGGGTGCTATAGTGCCTGTGGACCCCCTGCTGGATCCAGGGGGCTTTTATTCCATGTATTTTCTGGTTCCGAAGAAGACCGGGGGCCTGCGTCCGGTCTTGGACCTCAGAGGCCTGAATGTGTACTTGAAGGTCATGCCCTTTCATATGCTGACCACCAAGGAAGTGTTGCAGGCGATTTCCCCAGGCGATTGGTTCACTTCCGTAGATCTCAGGGATGCTTATTTTCACATCCCAATCGCTCCGCCCCATTGGCGGTTTCTTCGTTTTGCTTTTCAGGGGAGGCATTTCCAGTTCAGGGTCCTCCCGTTCGGACTTTCACTGTCTCCCAGGGTGTTCACCCGATGTGTTGCGGCGGCCCTCTCTCCTCTGCAGGCACAAGGATTGAGGATCCTCCCATATCTGGACGACTGGCTCATTTGTGCCGCGACACAGGACCAGGCGGTTCGGGATACTCGGTTAGTGCTCCATCATGTGAGATGCTTGGGCTTGCAGGTGAACATGGAGAAAAGCGCTCTGACTCCCTCACAGGAGACTGTCTTCCTGGGCATTGCCATGGATTCCATCTCAATGGCTGCTTGCCCGTCACCCCAGCGGGTGGACAGTATATTGAGCATGCTCCCGGAATTCGGGCGCGGCATGGCACCGCCTCTTGTGCGGTATCTTCGACTTTTGGGCATGCTCACAGCTGCGTCTGCCGTAGTGCCCTTGGGGCTGCTGTCATTGCGGCCCCTCCAGATGTGGTTGAACAGCTTGAATCTGGATCCCGCACGGTACACTCATCGTCTCCGCAGACTTCGGGTGGGGCCTCAGTGTCTTCAGTCTCTGTCCCAATGGAGGGTGAGGTTGTTTATGACCACAGGGGTCCCGCTCGGTTCCCTCCCGTGTCGTCGGGAAGTTGTGTTTACGGATGCATCCTCCACGGGCTGGGGTGCGACTTGGCGGGGTCAAATGGCACAGGGGACATGGTCCCGGCGGCTGAGCAGGGAACACATCAATGTCCTAGAGTTACAGGCTGTCTTTCTGGCTCTTCAGAGCTTTCTTCCAGGCTTGCAGGGGAAGCATGTGCTGGTGAGGTCAGACAACACCACAGTGGTTTTTCACATCAACCACCAGGGGGGAACCAGGTCAAGGAAACTGTTGTGCTTGACTCGACGGCTTCTGACCTGGGCAGCTCCATGCATAGCCAGCCTCAGAGCAGCCTACATACCAGGGCCGGAGAATGTGCCAGCAGATTTTCTATCCCGTCGGAAGCCGCTTCCAGGGGAGTGGAAGCTTCACCAAGAGGTAGTGGAGCGCATCTGGACGGTCTTTGGCAGGGCGGCCGTGGACCTCTTTGCCTCAAGGGACGCATTTCACTGTCCCCTTTGGTTCTCATTGGACAACACCAGCCCTCTGGGCCGCGATGCCCTGGCACACGACTGGCCCCGGGCCCTCCTTTATGCCTTTCCGCCATTCGGCCTCCTTTTTCAGACTCTCCTCAGGGTGCGTCAGGAGGGGCACAGGGTTCTGCTGGTGGCCCCCTACTGGCCAGCGAGGACTTGGTTTCCTCTACTGTGCGAGCTCAGCTCCGGCTCGCCAATGCGTCTCCCCTCCAGGAGAGATCTTCTTTCCCAGGTGGGGGGTCAGATTTTGCACCCCGAACCGGACCGGCTCCAGCTCTGGATTTGGCCCCTGCAGGGCCGGGGTCCACCTTCTCAAGATACCCTGGGTCCATAG